A genomic region of Fluviispira vulneris contains the following coding sequences:
- a CDS encoding 2Fe-2S iron-sulfur cluster-binding protein has translation MEKVPSKEILAKLITVTVLNRTGKKIDEFQMRGGSNLWVFIRKRGLPIGSACSGVGVCGACHLKVTEKYPSSISEKNDFEKETLTKNQKSPDERLACLCRVKGDITIQADYW, from the coding sequence ATGGAAAAAGTCCCAAGCAAAGAAATTCTTGCAAAATTAATTACAGTAACAGTCTTAAATAGAACTGGGAAAAAAATAGATGAGTTTCAAATGCGTGGAGGCTCAAATTTATGGGTATTTATCAGGAAAAGGGGATTGCCTATAGGCTCAGCTTGCTCTGGCGTTGGTGTTTGTGGAGCTTGTCATCTTAAAGTAACAGAAAAATATCCCTCTTCTATCTCAGAAAAAAATGATTTTGAAAAAGAAACCCTTACAAAAAATCAAAAATCACCTGACGAAAGATTAGCCTGCCTATGTAGAGTCAAAGGTGATATCACAATTCAAGCTGATTATTGGTAA
- the pgtP gene encoding phosphoglycerate transporter protein PgtP, with translation MAKFSALFSSLKQPKPLPEITDARTIDNDYKHWRIRIFYSMYFGYAVYYVTRKSFTFAIPSLAVDLNMDKASLGWIGSIMAISYGLSKFISGMLSDNANARFFMAIGLILTGVLNIIFGTASSFWIFAMCWMLNGWFQGFGWPPCAKFLTYWYSQSERGRWWGAWNTSHNLGGALVPLLIAFCVEYWGWRSSMYVAGGIAIVSGLLLINRLRDTPATLGLPPIEKYKNEELLSTQLKENAEKTITVKEIFMKYILRNKYIWILAGAYFFIYIIRVAINDWTMPYLMKQKGYTSSMDAGKVIFAFEIGGVFGSLAAGWLSDKLFKGGRGPVNFLYTVFVTILISIFWQMSVSNLYLDILIVGALGFFIFGPQMLIGIAAVELSHKKAAATSTGFIGWIGYLGAFVAGGPVGIIIDKFGWNSFFIVTIACGIFACLFLSFLYAARSYNPNKDSVLLKKEKVA, from the coding sequence ATGGCTAAATTTTCTGCTTTATTTTCTTCGCTAAAGCAACCTAAACCTCTACCTGAAATAACTGATGCAAGAACTATAGACAATGACTACAAACATTGGCGAATAAGAATCTTTTACTCAATGTATTTCGGCTATGCAGTCTATTACGTCACGCGAAAATCTTTTACTTTTGCCATACCAAGTTTAGCTGTGGATTTAAATATGGACAAAGCAAGTTTAGGCTGGATTGGCAGTATTATGGCTATTAGCTATGGGTTGAGTAAATTCATCAGCGGTATGCTTTCTGACAATGCGAATGCAAGATTTTTTATGGCCATTGGTCTCATCTTAACCGGAGTTTTAAATATTATATTTGGTACGGCTTCATCTTTTTGGATTTTTGCTATGTGCTGGATGCTCAATGGCTGGTTTCAAGGATTCGGCTGGCCTCCCTGCGCAAAATTTCTAACCTATTGGTATTCTCAATCTGAGCGTGGACGCTGGTGGGGAGCCTGGAATACATCACACAATTTAGGAGGAGCGCTTGTACCTCTACTCATAGCGTTTTGTGTGGAATATTGGGGATGGCGTTCCTCAATGTATGTTGCTGGAGGAATAGCTATTGTCAGTGGATTGTTGCTTATCAATCGCTTGCGCGATACACCTGCTACTTTAGGCTTGCCTCCAATTGAAAAGTATAAAAATGAAGAATTACTTTCTACGCAGTTAAAAGAAAATGCAGAAAAAACAATTACTGTAAAAGAAATATTTATGAAGTATATTTTGAGAAATAAATATATCTGGATTTTGGCTGGAGCATACTTCTTTATTTACATTATAAGAGTTGCGATTAATGATTGGACGATGCCATATTTAATGAAACAAAAAGGCTATACGAGCTCTATGGATGCAGGAAAAGTTATTTTTGCTTTTGAGATTGGTGGAGTCTTTGGCAGTCTTGCTGCAGGTTGGTTATCTGATAAATTATTTAAAGGCGGAAGAGGACCAGTTAATTTCCTATACACAGTTTTCGTTACTATATTAATTTCTATTTTCTGGCAGATGTCAGTATCGAATTTGTATTTAGATATTCTTATTGTTGGTGCACTTGGCTTCTTTATTTTTGGTCCACAGATGCTAATCGGTATTGCAGCAGTTGAACTATCACACAAGAAAGCTGCAGCAACTTCAACTGGATTTATTGGATGGATAGGCTATTTAGGTGCATTTGTTGCTGGTGGCCCTGTTGGTATTATAATTGATAAATTTGGTTGGAATAGTTTTTTTATTGTCACTATTGCTTGCGGTATTTTTGCTTGCTTATTCTTATCTTTCTTATATGCAGCTCGCAGCTATAACCCAAATAAAGATTCTGTATTATTAAAAAAAGAAAAGGTCGCTTAA
- a CDS encoding enoyl-CoA hydratase/isomerase family protein yields MSENIIQFEIKDKKAYLEINRPKALNALNKNVLAEIKKYCEILKNNKSVHVLIVSGSGDKSFVAGADIKELQELHNKNREGENFSKWGAEIFNSLEQLPQITIARVQGYALGGGLELALACDFIIASENARFSLPEVTLGLIPGFSGTQRLRKRIGTARAIEWIATAERYSASEAYTFGLINHVVKHEDLHAFTEQIADKIIKNSPLAVKAAKHVIRSGENCNFQEACDIESHHFGNLLNQTESIEGISAFIEKRPAQF; encoded by the coding sequence ATGTCAGAAAATATTATTCAATTTGAAATAAAAGATAAAAAGGCATATTTAGAAATCAATCGTCCCAAAGCATTAAATGCATTAAATAAAAATGTATTAGCTGAAATAAAGAAATATTGCGAAATTTTAAAAAATAATAAATCAGTTCATGTCTTGATTGTAAGTGGATCTGGTGACAAATCTTTTGTTGCTGGCGCAGATATAAAAGAGTTACAAGAATTGCATAATAAAAATAGAGAAGGAGAAAACTTCTCCAAGTGGGGAGCAGAAATATTTAATTCACTCGAACAACTCCCCCAAATTACTATTGCAAGGGTACAAGGTTATGCCCTAGGAGGGGGACTTGAACTTGCTCTTGCATGCGATTTTATAATTGCTTCAGAGAATGCACGATTTTCTTTGCCTGAAGTGACTCTTGGACTTATTCCAGGGTTTTCTGGAACGCAACGACTAAGAAAACGAATAGGAACAGCAAGGGCCATTGAATGGATTGCAACTGCAGAAAGATATTCAGCCTCAGAAGCATATACTTTTGGTTTAATCAATCATGTTGTAAAGCATGAAGATCTTCATGCTTTTACTGAACAAATCGCTGATAAAATAATTAAAAATTCACCTTTAGCTGTAAAAGCTGCAAAACACGTTATACGCTCTGGTGAAAACTGTAATTTTCAAGAGGCTTGTGATATAGAATCGCATCATTTTGGTAACTTATTAAACCAAACTGAGTCGATCGAAGGGATCAGTGCGTTTATTGAAAAAAGACCTGCTCAATTTTGA
- a CDS encoding O-methyltransferase, translating to MQKEFSQNDKNIAAYALNTFKPEDNILKEIRERAKKLDIPGIHVNDMDGKHLEILISMAKAEKIVEIGTLAGYSGICIARGMRNKGILHTIEIEQKHYDAAAQSFKNAKVDHLVKQHLGSAITVLAKLEKEAPFDAIFIDADKVSYPDYLTWAEKNIKIGGVIIADNTFAWGHINDNHFETLELEKQVKSIREFNHRIANNSQFIATILPTGEGLTVGVRVS from the coding sequence ATGCAAAAAGAATTTTCTCAAAATGATAAAAATATTGCGGCTTATGCTTTAAATACTTTCAAACCTGAAGACAATATTTTAAAAGAAATTCGTGAAAGAGCAAAAAAATTGGATATTCCGGGAATTCATGTCAATGACATGGATGGGAAACACTTAGAAATTCTTATATCCATGGCAAAAGCTGAAAAAATTGTAGAAATAGGAACTCTTGCTGGATACTCAGGAATTTGTATTGCAAGAGGTATGAGAAATAAAGGAATTTTACACACAATTGAAATCGAGCAAAAACACTATGATGCAGCAGCACAATCTTTTAAAAATGCAAAAGTAGATCACTTGGTAAAACAACATCTAGGCTCAGCAATCACTGTTCTTGCAAAGCTTGAGAAAGAAGCTCCATTTGATGCCATTTTCATCGATGCTGACAAGGTTTCTTATCCAGATTATCTCACTTGGGCTGAAAAAAATATTAAAATTGGCGGGGTGATAATAGCAGACAATACCTTTGCTTGGGGCCATATTAACGACAATCATTTTGAGACTTTAGAATTAGAAAAACAAGTTAAGAGCATTCGTGAATTTAACCATAGAATTGCTAATAATTCACAATTTATTGCTACAATTCTTCCAACAGGTGAAGGTTTGACGGTCGGTGTGCGCGTCTCTTAA